The DNA window CAGAGCCTGCTTGCAGGCTTTTGTTATTTCTGAATCCAGGATTCTGGAAGCTGCAGCTCCCAATCGTGCGATGCACTCCTGGTCAATGTTTGCTCGGTAGATGGGCAGGGGGCGTTGTGGGAAGCTGCAATATTAGTGGCTTATAATGCACCTGTAGTCATATACCCGTCATACTTCAAGTTGCATGTGCGTTGGCTGCGCTCGTTCACCCGAGTCACTTACCAGAGTAAGCTCATCGGGATTCACTCTCTTGCCGCCTACCTGCAACTCGAATTATTTAGGGTATAGAGATGTATTATTGATGTTTTAATGCATAATATCGATTTCCGATAGCTGAATAACTTAAGGTTATCACCACTACTAATTTACCAATGCCAGCTGATAAAGACCGTACAGCTCCCCACCGCTGGCAGTGTTTTATTCTTATATTATTATTTCCTATGCCAGCATTATAATTATATTAATTTTTCGTTTCACCACTTGCGCTTGTTAAATGTTAGTTTGGTTTTTTTCTGATCTTTGAGATAAGAAATCAGAAAGAAAACTGAAACAATCAGTAGTATGGCAGCAACGACCAAGAAAAAAATATTTTCCATGATACATACCAGATTGGGAGTAATGTTATAAGTCCATTTGCCTGAGCACTTATGATTCATCTGCTAAAGTTTGCTTTAGCTTGATTAACATAACCTAAGTTTAAGAAAATTCCTATATGTTGTGTGTGGT is part of the Klebsiella huaxiensis genome and encodes:
- a CDS encoding small membrane protein; this translates as MENIFFLVVAAILLIVSVFFLISYLKDQKKTKLTFNKRKW